A single Pedobacter sp. PACM 27299 DNA region contains:
- a CDS encoding hotdog fold thioesterase: MWFSQFTPEGLNDRPKNHLGGLLDIQFTEIGADFLTATMPVDERTHQPAGILHGGASVVLAETLGSIASYLCIDPEKFMAVGLEINANHLRPVKSGLVTGICKPLHIGAKTHVWEIKIYNDKGKMNCISRLTVAIIAKPQG, translated from the coding sequence ATGTGGTTCTCCCAATTTACACCGGAAGGGTTAAATGATCGCCCGAAAAATCATTTAGGAGGTTTACTGGATATCCAGTTTACGGAAATTGGTGCCGACTTTTTAACAGCGACCATGCCTGTAGACGAAAGAACGCATCAGCCAGCAGGAATTCTGCATGGCGGAGCTTCTGTAGTCCTTGCTGAAACCTTAGGAAGCATTGCTTCTTACCTATGCATCGACCCGGAAAAATTCATGGCTGTAGGCCTTGAAATCAATGCGAACCACCTCAGACCGGTTAAAAGCGGGCTCGTTACCGGCATTTGTAAGCCCTTGCATATTGGCGCAAAAACCCATGTCTGGGAAATAAAAATATACAACGATAAAGGTAAAATGAACTGCATAAGCCGTTTAACAGTAGCCATTATTGCAAAACCTCAGGGATAA
- a CDS encoding DinB family protein yields the protein MNRPQTHEYPAWAETYISKISGDDILDLLEKQGTDFPEFLNTLTEKADYAYAPGKWTIKEMAGHIVDTERILVYRLTCFARAEQHALPGFDEDDYVTNAHFADRSLQSFSEEFALLRKANLYLFKSLNDHELDRSGTASERQISVRALLFVIAGHVIHHTGIIEERYL from the coding sequence ATGAACCGACCTCAAACACATGAGTATCCCGCCTGGGCGGAGACTTACATCAGTAAAATTTCTGGTGATGACATCCTTGATCTCTTAGAAAAACAAGGGACTGATTTTCCTGAGTTCTTAAATACCCTGACAGAGAAAGCAGATTATGCCTATGCGCCAGGAAAATGGACGATTAAGGAAATGGCAGGACATATTGTGGATACAGAAAGGATTTTGGTATACCGCTTAACCTGTTTTGCACGTGCAGAACAGCATGCTTTGCCTGGCTTTGATGAAGATGATTATGTGACGAATGCCCATTTCGCTGACCGCAGTCTGCAGAGTTTTTCAGAAGAATTTGCCTTGCTAAGAAAGGCTAATTTATATTTGTTTAAGTCCTTAAACGATCACGAACTTGACCGCAGCGGTACCGCCTCTGAGCGTCAAATCAGTGTTAGAGCCTTGTTGTTTGTCATTGCAGGTCATGTAATTCATCATACAGGTATCATCGAAGAAAGGTATTTATAA
- a CDS encoding sensor histidine kinase, giving the protein MNPYEKKRRWKFFLLFFAIVIGTASVLYSDFFVKKMEREERMQFQLFVKVTEKSLAMYDDENTTDLVDLIRTNTKLPIMIINQEGTILSYQGLDSTKTNYDLQKKDGLTYDPAYFLRELNMMKKQHPPTPIIGLDDTRWYVYYKDSPTLTQLRYFPYIQLAVIGLFLLTAYVAFSSARKAEQDQVWVGMAKETAHQLGTPISSLMAWVELMKSRFNAEDDPLIAEMENDIKRLEVITDRFSKIGSKPMVEDHVVYTVIHNFVEYFKLRTSDKIIFKITGDEQVRALLNVPLFDWVTENLLKNAANAIENEGTITIDIIENLTKEEVFIDVTDTGRGIARSKFDAVFQPGYTTRKRGWGLGLSLTKRIIENYHNGQIFVKDSELEKGTTFRIILKSSITYEPTSNT; this is encoded by the coding sequence ATGAATCCATACGAAAAAAAGCGCCGCTGGAAATTCTTTTTACTATTTTTTGCCATCGTGATTGGTACTGCTTCTGTATTGTATAGCGATTTCTTCGTGAAAAAGATGGAACGTGAAGAAAGAATGCAATTTCAGCTCTTCGTCAAGGTGACCGAAAAATCACTGGCCATGTATGACGATGAAAATACAACAGATCTGGTTGACCTCATCAGAACAAATACCAAATTACCCATCATGATCATCAATCAGGAAGGGACAATTCTTTCTTATCAGGGACTGGATTCTACGAAAACCAATTATGATTTACAAAAGAAAGATGGGCTGACTTATGACCCCGCTTATTTTCTGCGGGAGCTGAATATGATGAAAAAACAGCATCCTCCAACCCCTATTATAGGGCTTGACGATACACGATGGTATGTTTATTACAAAGATTCCCCAACTTTAACGCAGCTGCGTTATTTCCCGTATATCCAGCTCGCCGTGATCGGTTTGTTTCTCCTCACCGCTTATGTGGCCTTTAGTTCGGCAAGAAAAGCAGAACAGGATCAGGTTTGGGTAGGTATGGCCAAGGAAACCGCCCATCAGCTGGGCACTCCTATTTCTTCGCTGATGGCCTGGGTAGAATTGATGAAATCCCGGTTCAATGCAGAGGACGACCCATTGATTGCGGAGATGGAAAATGACATCAAAAGACTGGAGGTCATCACCGACCGCTTCTCTAAAATCGGCTCCAAACCGATGGTAGAAGATCATGTGGTGTATACCGTAATCCATAATTTTGTAGAGTATTTTAAACTGCGGACTTCGGATAAAATCATTTTTAAGATTACCGGTGATGAGCAAGTTCGGGCCTTGCTGAATGTGCCTCTATTTGATTGGGTGACCGAAAACCTATTGAAAAACGCAGCAAATGCCATCGAGAATGAGGGTACGATCACGATAGATATCATTGAAAACTTAACCAAAGAAGAAGTCTTTATTGATGTCACAGATACTGGACGAGGCATTGCCAGATCTAAATTCGACGCCGTTTTCCAACCAGGTTATACCACTCGTAAACGCGGATGGGGGCTTGGGTTATCATTGACCAAAAGAATTATCGAGAACTATCATAACGGGCAGATTTTTGTAAAAGACTCTGAACTGGAAAAAGGAACCACCTTCCGCATCATTTTAAAAAGCAGTATAACTTATGAACCGACCTCAAACACATGA
- the gltX gene encoding glutamate--tRNA ligase, with amino-acid sequence MEKKVRVRFAPSPTGGLHLGGVRTALFNYLFAKQHNGTFILRVEDTDQTRFVEGAEAYIASCLEWCGMKPDESPELGGPFAPYRQSERKSTYKQYADQLITDGFAYYAFDTPEELDAKRKEIPNFTYGLSTRGDMRNSLTLADAEVAALLAANTPHVVRIKIPADETVSFTDLIRGHVSFDTNLVDDKVLLKADGMPTYHLAVVADDKAMEISHIFRGEEWLPSAPIHVLLWRYLGWDDEMPQWVHLPLILKPDGNGKLSKRDGDRLGFPVYAQNWTDPKTGDLTKGFKELGFMPEAFVNLLAMLGWNDGTENEIFSMAELIEKFSIERISKAGAKFDFEKAKWYNHEWIKNSPAAALLPTVKQAFAAEGIDINDETYLATVIDLIKDRCHLLTDFVPQSAYFFVAPVEFDLPAVQPKWSAEKAAFFNAYAAVITDGLTALELEEKFKELAAAHSFKPGELMLPFRIMLVGGKFGPGVFDIAIALGATETIQRIQNALTAFA; translated from the coding sequence ATGGAAAAGAAAGTAAGAGTAAGATTTGCCCCTAGCCCGACAGGCGGGTTGCATTTAGGTGGTGTACGCACCGCTTTGTTTAATTATTTGTTCGCTAAGCAGCATAACGGAACATTCATCCTTAGGGTGGAAGATACCGATCAGACCCGTTTTGTGGAGGGTGCAGAAGCTTATATCGCTTCCTGCCTGGAATGGTGTGGCATGAAACCGGATGAAAGTCCTGAATTGGGTGGCCCATTTGCACCGTATCGCCAGAGCGAACGTAAATCTACTTATAAACAATATGCAGATCAGCTGATTACTGATGGTTTTGCTTACTATGCTTTTGATACCCCGGAAGAACTGGATGCTAAACGTAAGGAAATTCCTAATTTCACGTATGGCCTGTCTACGCGGGGCGACATGAGGAACTCTCTAACCTTAGCTGATGCTGAGGTAGCCGCACTCTTAGCTGCAAATACGCCTCATGTAGTTCGTATAAAAATCCCAGCTGATGAAACTGTTTCTTTTACAGATTTAATCAGAGGTCATGTGAGTTTTGATACCAATCTGGTAGATGATAAAGTATTATTGAAAGCTGACGGCATGCCAACCTATCATTTAGCGGTAGTTGCAGATGATAAAGCGATGGAAATCAGTCATATTTTTAGAGGTGAAGAATGGCTGCCGTCTGCACCGATTCATGTACTCCTTTGGAGATACCTGGGCTGGGATGATGAAATGCCGCAATGGGTACATTTACCATTAATTCTGAAACCTGATGGCAATGGAAAGTTGAGTAAACGTGATGGAGATCGCTTAGGCTTCCCTGTTTACGCACAAAACTGGACAGATCCTAAAACAGGAGACCTGACTAAGGGATTCAAAGAGCTGGGCTTTATGCCAGAGGCTTTTGTGAATCTTCTGGCCATGTTAGGCTGGAATGATGGTACTGAAAACGAGATTTTCTCTATGGCTGAGTTGATTGAAAAGTTCTCTATTGAACGAATCAGTAAAGCCGGCGCAAAATTCGACTTTGAAAAAGCAAAATGGTACAACCACGAATGGATCAAAAATAGTCCGGCAGCCGCACTGTTGCCAACGGTTAAACAAGCATTTGCTGCGGAGGGAATCGACATCAACGACGAGACCTATTTAGCAACAGTAATTGACCTGATTAAAGATCGCTGTCACCTGTTAACAGATTTTGTTCCTCAAAGTGCTTACTTTTTTGTAGCACCAGTAGAATTTGATCTTCCAGCAGTGCAGCCAAAATGGTCTGCAGAGAAAGCGGCGTTTTTTAATGCTTATGCCGCTGTGATTACTGATGGATTAACTGCCTTAGAATTAGAGGAAAAGTTCAAAGAATTGGCTGCAGCGCATAGTTTTAAACCTGGTGAACTGATGCTGCCTTTCCGCATTATGCTGGTCGGCGGTAAATTCGGTCCGGGTGTATTTGACATCGCTATAGCTCTAGGCGCGACAGAAACTATCCAAAGAATACAGAATGCTTTAACTGCATTTGCATAA
- the ypfJ gene encoding KPN_02809 family neutral zinc metallopeptidase, whose translation MQWFGKGSGNIEDRRGMSGGAIGGGIGIIVVILGLFFGQDLTGLVSQLPIGEATQGTPKTGDPTDREGKFVDGVLASTNQVWEQQFQEMGKVYEQPKLVLFTNNVQSACGSASAAVGPFYCPGDHRVYIDLSFYQELQNRFGAGGDFAQAYVIAHEVGHHVQNLLGISEKVQRAKSQLSEKEYNRLSVKLELQADFFAGLWANHAQNLKDFKLDEGDLEEAITAANAIGDDKLQKQAQGEVVPDAFTHGTSAQRMYWFKKGFDTGDFRQGDTFNSSQL comes from the coding sequence ATGCAATGGTTCGGTAAAGGAAGTGGAAATATTGAAGACAGACGAGGGATGAGCGGTGGCGCCATCGGTGGTGGTATAGGAATCATCGTCGTGATCCTCGGATTGTTCTTCGGACAAGATCTAACAGGCCTGGTGAGTCAGTTGCCAATTGGAGAAGCGACTCAGGGAACACCTAAAACAGGAGACCCAACAGATCGTGAGGGGAAATTTGTAGATGGCGTACTGGCCTCCACAAATCAGGTATGGGAACAGCAATTCCAGGAAATGGGTAAAGTTTATGAGCAGCCAAAATTAGTCCTATTCACCAATAATGTACAGTCCGCGTGCGGAAGTGCCAGTGCCGCAGTAGGACCGTTTTACTGTCCCGGGGACCATAGAGTATATATTGACCTGAGTTTCTATCAGGAGTTACAAAACCGTTTCGGTGCCGGCGGCGATTTTGCACAGGCCTATGTGATTGCCCATGAAGTAGGACACCATGTTCAGAACCTATTGGGGATCTCAGAAAAAGTGCAGCGCGCCAAATCACAGCTCAGCGAAAAAGAATACAACAGACTTTCCGTAAAACTAGAGTTACAGGCAGATTTCTTTGCAGGTCTATGGGCGAACCACGCTCAAAATTTAAAAGATTTCAAATTGGATGAAGGCGATCTTGAAGAAGCCATTACCGCTGCAAATGCAATCGGAGACGATAAATTGCAGAAACAGGCCCAGGGAGAAGTGGTGCCCGATGCCTTTACTCATGGTACCTCTGCTCAAAGAATGTATTGGTTTAAAAAAGGCTTCGATACCGGCGATTTCCGTCAGGGAGATACTTTTAATTCCTCACAACTTTAA
- a CDS encoding sensor histidine kinase, which yields MDEIEFRKQAERKKDEFISIASHELKTPLTSVKGYVQLLERSIDKGDVPTLKKHLAKAQVQLEKLNELITDLLDISKIESGKLKFNKRPFIIDDMLDSVIEIIHQSNPEFKLLKTGSVKREICGDEMRIEQVVINFLTNAIKYSPGTSEVHITVEDRGESVYVGVRDFGIGIDEELQKNVFEKFYRVEETAIHFQGLGIGLYISAEIIKRHGGEVGVKSIPGEGSEFYFNIPFNATSEKD from the coding sequence ATGGATGAAATTGAGTTCAGAAAACAAGCAGAGCGTAAAAAAGATGAATTCATCAGTATCGCCAGCCATGAACTGAAAACACCGCTCACCAGTGTGAAAGGATATGTGCAATTACTCGAACGAAGCATTGATAAAGGGGATGTCCCCACCTTAAAAAAGCACCTGGCAAAAGCACAGGTACAGCTGGAAAAACTAAATGAACTTATTACCGATCTTCTGGATATTTCTAAAATCGAAAGCGGTAAACTAAAGTTCAATAAGCGACCGTTTATTATAGATGACATGCTGGACAGTGTAATCGAAATTATTCATCAATCCAATCCCGAATTTAAGCTACTGAAAACCGGATCGGTTAAGCGGGAAATCTGTGGGGATGAAATGCGCATTGAACAGGTCGTGATTAACTTCTTAACCAATGCCATAAAATATTCACCAGGGACTTCAGAAGTGCATATCACCGTAGAAGACCGTGGAGAAAGCGTCTATGTAGGTGTGAGGGATTTTGGAATTGGGATCGATGAAGAATTGCAAAAGAATGTATTTGAAAAGTTTTATCGGGTAGAAGAAACCGCAATTCATTTCCAGGGATTGGGAATTGGACTTTATATCTCCGCCGAAATTATCAAAAGACATGGTGGTGAGGTAGGTGTCAAAAGTATCCCTGGAGAAGGGTCCGAATTTTATTTTAATATTCCATTTAATGCTACATCCGAAAAGGATTAA
- a CDS encoding response regulator, producing the protein MLQNKQRSLRGKLRVGLGLSLLVLFISSMASYQSITSLIRSADLVHHSNEVITGLEEIISTLKDAETGQRGYLLTGERVFLDPYDGAKQRAVTLMQNIGYLTKDNSLQQKQIAKLDEIISGRLGVLEKTIKIKERGGNVSVSELLNGKTYMDSARAVISSMEKEEKRLLEERTASMNKLSKFTPMLIVLAALLAILITIFFYRKVIFDFNERLKLEEELRKKNEDIDRRIEEVRHIAGQISNGDYDVRANEAVQDGLGGVALSLNGMAESLKYSFSLLADKEWLQSGIASLNDQMVGEKSVPELANDVLESIVAHTNSHVAAFYLLEEESQLELIAGYALLERERQQTLRLGEGLAGQAWKSAKQILINDIPDEELTISYAAGNTKPRNVVAVPVFRHNELVGVLELGSLNTYSPLQLDFINTISTNVGIAIHVSQNRKKLQEFLEETQAQAEELQAQHSELEGLNAELEAQTQKIQTSEEELRVQQEELLQSNQELEERTSLLEEKNQLIQERNLDIQQKAEQLEQSTKYKSEFLANMSHELRTPLNSILLLSKLMSDNKDLDEEYIEYAEVIQSSGQGLLALIDEILDLSKIEAGKMKLEFAEVPMTEVAADMRSLFSPLAADKKLELELELAPDLPLVETDKMRLEQVLKNLLSNAIKFTSKGKVSMSIKKDETKKFLLFKVSDTGIGIPANKQAMIFEAFQQADGSTRRNFGGTGLGLSISRELAKLLGGEIQLSSQEQVGSEFTLKLPIKHADALISGFAESEAAVIAKPIFAEPFVEAPIARFTVQNIPQEIADDRDDIQPGDKVILIVEDDTNFAKTLLQFTRKRGYKGIVAVRGDVGIELANLYKPLAILLDIQLPVKDGWQVMEELKSNPATKPIPVHIMSSLEVKKESLLKGAVDFINKPVALEQIKNIFQKLEDAFSRSPKKVLIVEENKQHAEALSFFLSNYNIQTEVVNNVGESIGALHKNEVDCVILDMGIPDKNAYETLETIKKSEGLENLPIIIFTGKNLSKGEEIRIKQYADSIVVKTAHSYQRILDEAGLFLHLVEEKETEGRHKNKKQATEQLGGLYEVLNNKTVLIADDDVRNIFSLTKALEQHKMNVLAATDGKEALQLLKENPTVDIVLMDMMMPEMDGYESTREIRKIPTFKQLPILAVTAKAMMGDREKCIAAGASDYISKPVDIDQLISLLRVWLYDKA; encoded by the coding sequence ATGCTGCAAAATAAGCAACGATCTTTAAGAGGAAAACTCCGCGTTGGATTAGGCCTGTCGTTACTGGTGCTATTTATTAGTTCTATGGCCTCTTATCAAAGTATTACCAGTCTGATTCGCAGTGCGGATCTGGTGCACCATAGCAATGAAGTCATTACCGGGCTGGAAGAAATTATTTCTACCTTGAAAGATGCAGAAACCGGACAACGTGGCTATCTGCTGACGGGAGAAAGGGTCTTTTTAGACCCTTATGACGGAGCGAAGCAACGCGCAGTTACGCTAATGCAAAACATAGGATATCTCACCAAAGACAATTCCTTGCAGCAAAAACAGATTGCCAAATTGGATGAAATCATCTCAGGAAGGCTAGGTGTTCTTGAAAAAACGATTAAGATCAAGGAAAGAGGTGGAAATGTGAGTGTTTCTGAACTCCTTAATGGTAAAACGTATATGGATAGCGCCCGCGCGGTGATTTCCAGTATGGAAAAGGAAGAAAAACGATTGTTGGAAGAACGTACGGCAAGCATGAACAAGCTTTCCAAATTTACGCCGATGCTTATTGTTCTGGCGGCATTGTTGGCCATCCTGATTACCATCTTCTTTTACCGTAAAGTGATTTTCGATTTCAATGAGCGACTGAAGCTAGAAGAAGAATTGAGAAAGAAAAATGAAGATATTGACCGCAGAATAGAAGAGGTTCGACACATTGCCGGACAAATTTCCAATGGTGATTATGACGTCCGGGCAAATGAAGCCGTTCAGGATGGATTAGGAGGAGTAGCCCTATCGCTCAATGGCATGGCAGAATCTCTAAAATATTCCTTCTCGCTCCTGGCTGATAAGGAATGGTTGCAATCTGGGATTGCCAGTCTGAATGATCAGATGGTGGGCGAAAAAAGTGTTCCTGAGCTTGCGAATGATGTACTGGAAAGCATAGTTGCCCATACCAATAGCCATGTAGCTGCCTTCTATTTATTGGAAGAGGAAAGCCAGCTGGAATTGATCGCAGGCTATGCGCTGCTGGAAAGAGAGCGTCAGCAAACTTTAAGATTAGGAGAAGGACTTGCCGGTCAGGCCTGGAAATCTGCGAAACAGATTTTAATCAACGATATTCCTGATGAAGAATTAACCATCAGCTATGCTGCCGGAAATACCAAGCCGCGAAATGTGGTTGCCGTTCCTGTTTTTCGACATAACGAACTGGTTGGCGTGTTGGAACTGGGCTCTTTAAATACCTATAGCCCTTTACAACTGGATTTCATAAACACGATTTCTACAAATGTAGGTATTGCTATTCACGTGTCTCAAAACCGTAAGAAATTACAAGAATTCCTGGAAGAAACACAGGCGCAAGCAGAAGAATTACAGGCACAACATAGTGAACTGGAAGGTTTGAACGCCGAATTGGAAGCGCAGACTCAGAAAATACAAACCTCAGAAGAGGAGCTGCGGGTGCAGCAGGAAGAGCTTTTACAAAGTAATCAGGAGCTTGAAGAGCGCACCAGCTTACTGGAGGAAAAAAATCAACTGATTCAGGAACGCAACCTGGACATTCAGCAAAAAGCCGAACAGCTGGAGCAAAGCACAAAATATAAATCGGAATTCCTGGCCAATATGTCTCACGAATTGAGAACACCATTGAATTCCATCTTGTTGCTTTCTAAGCTGATGTCTGATAATAAGGATCTGGACGAAGAATATATTGAGTACGCAGAGGTGATTCAAAGCTCTGGACAAGGATTACTGGCCCTGATTGATGAAATTCTCGACCTCTCTAAGATTGAGGCCGGAAAGATGAAACTGGAATTTGCCGAGGTGCCAATGACGGAAGTAGCGGCAGATATGCGCTCCTTATTCTCGCCTTTGGCTGCCGATAAAAAGCTGGAGCTGGAATTAGAACTGGCCCCAGATCTGCCACTGGTAGAAACAGACAAGATGCGACTGGAGCAAGTGCTTAAAAATTTGCTTTCCAATGCCATTAAGTTTACCAGCAAAGGGAAGGTAAGCATGAGCATCAAAAAAGATGAAACGAAGAAATTCTTGTTGTTTAAGGTGTCAGATACTGGGATCGGAATCCCCGCCAATAAACAAGCGATGATCTTTGAAGCGTTTCAACAGGCAGATGGCTCCACACGACGCAATTTTGGAGGAACAGGCCTAGGACTTTCGATTAGCCGTGAGCTGGCGAAATTATTGGGCGGCGAAATACAGTTGAGCAGTCAGGAGCAAGTAGGTAGTGAATTTACCCTGAAATTACCGATCAAACATGCTGATGCCTTGATTTCTGGTTTCGCTGAGTCAGAAGCTGCAGTGATTGCTAAACCCATTTTCGCTGAACCATTCGTGGAAGCACCTATCGCACGTTTCACCGTGCAAAATATCCCTCAGGAGATTGCCGATGACAGGGATGATATTCAGCCAGGTGATAAAGTAATTCTGATCGTCGAAGATGATACTAATTTTGCAAAAACACTGCTGCAATTTACCAGAAAACGTGGCTATAAAGGAATTGTAGCGGTAAGAGGTGACGTTGGTATCGAGCTGGCCAACCTATACAAACCATTGGCAATTTTACTGGACATTCAGCTGCCGGTAAAAGATGGCTGGCAGGTGATGGAAGAATTGAAATCTAATCCCGCAACCAAGCCAATTCCAGTACATATCATGTCCTCTCTGGAAGTGAAAAAGGAAAGCCTGCTGAAAGGTGCGGTTGATTTTATCAATAAACCGGTGGCCCTGGAACAGATCAAGAATATTTTCCAGAAACTCGAAGATGCATTTAGCCGCTCTCCGAAAAAAGTATTGATCGTTGAAGAAAATAAACAGCATGCCGAAGCATTGAGCTTCTTCCTCAGCAATTATAACATTCAAACGGAAGTAGTCAATAATGTAGGAGAAAGTATTGGTGCCTTACATAAAAATGAGGTCGACTGTGTGATCCTTGACATGGGTATTCCGGATAAGAACGCATACGAGACCTTGGAAACCATTAAAAAGAGTGAAGGATTGGAGAATTTACCGATCATCATCTTTACCGGTAAAAACTTGTCGAAAGGGGAGGAAATCAGAATCAAGCAATACGCAGATTCTATCGTTGTTAAAACAGCACATTCTTACCAGAGAATCCTGGATGAGGCTGGTTTGTTCCTTCACCTGGTAGAGGAAAAAGAAACAGAAGGAAGACATAAAAATAAAAAACAAGCTACCGAGCAACTGGGTGGATTATATGAGGTCCTCAATAATAAAACAGTTTTAATTGCCGACGATGATGTTAGAAACATTTTCTCACTCACTAAAGCATTAGAGCAGCATAAGATGAATGTTTTAGCGGCTACGGATGGAAAAGAAGCCCTACAGCTGCTTAAAGAGAATCCAACTGTAGATATTGTCCTTATGGATATGATGATGCCGGAGATGGACGGATATGAAAGTACCAGGGAGATTAGAAAAATTCCAACCTTCAAACAATTGCCTATCCTGGCTGTTACTGCGAAAGCAATGATGGGCGACCGGGAAAAGTGTATTGCAGCGGGTGCTTCCGACTATATTTCCAAACCGGTAGACATCGATCAGCTCATCTCCTTGCTCAGGGTATGGCTTTATGATAAAGCGTAA
- a CDS encoding response regulator produces the protein MAENKILIVDDDNRNIFALSAVLKSKGFQCVSAIGGEEGLDLLKKEKGIAVVLMDMMMPGMDGYQAMAQMSRHPELKEIPVIAVTAQAMLGDRERCLNAGAVGYVSKPINVDELTDLLKLYI, from the coding sequence ATGGCAGAGAATAAAATATTAATAGTAGACGACGATAACAGGAATATATTTGCCCTTTCGGCAGTGTTAAAGTCAAAAGGTTTTCAATGTGTTTCGGCAATAGGTGGGGAAGAAGGATTAGATCTGCTGAAAAAAGAGAAAGGAATAGCAGTGGTGTTAATGGACATGATGATGCCCGGAATGGACGGTTATCAGGCCATGGCGCAAATGAGTAGACATCCGGAGCTAAAAGAAATCCCCGTGATCGCCGTAACAGCACAAGCCATGCTGGGAGATCGTGAACGGTGCCTGAATGCAGGTGCCGTTGGTTATGTTTCCAAACCGATCAACGTGGATGAATTAACAGACCTGCTTAAGCTTTATATTTAA
- a CDS encoding CheR family methyltransferase, which produces MELPAVNDDQVEILLTDLLEQYGYDFTGYSKASLKRRINRLYALDKSLSFAEFRYKVNNDPLYFKRFVEQITVNVTEMFRDPQFFKTLREQVLPQLGTYPFIRIWLAGCSTGEEAYSISIVLKELNLLHKSLIYATDLNPAVLEKAAQGMFALAQMKQYSENYIAAGGTQDFSSYYSANYSLAKFDDELKSKIIFSTHNLVSDHSFNEFQLILCRNVLIYFDRDLQNKVLELFDDSLEDLGYLALGTKETIEFSDIHKQYKRLPGNKIWRKQR; this is translated from the coding sequence TTGGAACTTCCCGCTGTTAATGACGATCAGGTTGAAATCCTGCTTACAGATCTTCTGGAGCAATATGGCTATGATTTTACGGGGTATTCTAAAGCCTCTTTAAAAAGAAGGATAAACCGTTTATATGCCCTTGATAAATCGCTCAGTTTTGCCGAATTTCGGTACAAAGTAAATAATGATCCGCTTTATTTTAAGCGGTTTGTTGAACAGATTACGGTAAATGTGACGGAAATGTTTCGTGATCCACAGTTTTTTAAAACACTGAGAGAACAGGTACTACCCCAACTGGGCACCTATCCCTTTATTCGGATCTGGCTGGCCGGATGCTCTACCGGAGAAGAGGCCTACTCCATTTCTATTGTTTTAAAAGAGCTCAATTTATTGCATAAATCATTAATCTATGCCACTGATTTAAATCCTGCAGTACTCGAGAAAGCCGCTCAGGGGATGTTTGCATTGGCGCAAATGAAACAATACTCGGAAAATTATATTGCAGCCGGTGGAACGCAGGATTTTTCCAGCTACTACAGTGCAAATTATTCCCTTGCTAAATTTGATGATGAGCTGAAAAGTAAAATCATCTTTTCTACGCATAACCTGGTTTCAGACCATTCCTTCAATGAATTTCAACTCATCCTATGCCGAAATGTTCTGATCTATTTTGACCGGGACCTGCAGAATAAAGTGCTTGAACTTTTTGATGATAGTTTGGAAGATTTGGGTTATCTCGCATTAGGAACAAAAGAAACGATTGAATTTTCGGATATTCACAAACAATATAAACGATTACCAGGAAATAAAATTTGGAGGAAACAACGCTAA
- a CDS encoding chemotaxis protein CheB produces the protein MKKCRAFIIGGSAGSLEVLLKVLPAVNPSLSFPIVIVIHRKHGADSLLPGLLSSRTTMPVKEADEKEMMVPGIIYIAPSDYHLLIEMDRTFSLDYSEKVNYSRPAIDVTFQTAAEAFKEELVCLLLSGSNADGVNGLATVKQWGGIAVIQHPDSAQVAYMPEQARKNVAIDRILRIEEIAAFINLLS, from the coding sequence ATGAAGAAGTGTAGAGCATTTATCATCGGAGGTTCCGCAGGAAGCCTGGAAGTACTGTTAAAGGTCCTGCCAGCTGTAAACCCAAGCCTTTCCTTTCCGATTGTTATTGTCATACACCGAAAACATGGAGCCGATTCTTTACTGCCAGGTTTACTTTCCTCAAGAACAACAATGCCCGTTAAGGAAGCTGATGAGAAGGAAATGATGGTTCCTGGAATCATTTATATTGCCCCCTCAGATTATCATTTACTGATTGAAATGGACCGTACTTTCTCTTTAGACTACTCAGAAAAAGTGAACTATTCCAGGCCAGCGATAGATGTGACCTTTCAGACCGCAGCAGAAGCGTTTAAAGAGGAGCTGGTTTGCCTGCTGCTTTCGGGCTCTAATGCCGACGGAGTAAATGGGTTGGCAACCGTAAAACAATGGGGCGGGATAGCTGTTATTCAGCATCCAGACTCTGCTCAAGTAGCCTATATGCCAGAACAGGCAAGGAAAAATGTAGCCATAGATCGTATCTTACGTATCGAGGAAATTGCAGCGTTTATAAATTTACTAAGCTAG